One Cygnus atratus isolate AKBS03 ecotype Queensland, Australia chromosome 6, CAtr_DNAZoo_HiC_assembly, whole genome shotgun sequence DNA segment encodes these proteins:
- the LOC118261407 gene encoding glycerol-3-phosphate dehydrogenase [NAD(+)], cytoplasmic-like, producing MSPLRVCIVGSGNWGSAIARIIGKNVQKSNRFDPTVKMWVFEEIINGRKLSEIINQEHENVKYLPGYKIPKNVVAVPDVAEAANGADILVFVLPHQFIGRICEQIADQIKPGTFGISLIKGIDEGPEGLKLISDLIREKLKIEISVLMGANIAKEVADEKFCETTIGCKNENQGQIFKELMQTPNFRITVVPDVDTVEICGALKNIVAVGAGFCDGLNFGDNTKAAVIRLGLMEMVAFAKMFCRGPVSIATFLESCGVADLITTCYGGRNRKVAEAFARTGKSIEQLENEMLNGQKLQGPQTSAEVYKILKQRSLLDKFPLFTTIYKICYEGRSIQDFISCLQNHPEHI from the exons ATGTCGCCGCTCCGCGTCTGCATCGTGGGCTCAGGGAACTG gggatcAGCCATAGCAAGAATCATTGGCAAAAATGTCCAGAAGTCCAACAGATTTGATCCCACTGTCAAGATGTGGGTATTTGAAGAGATTATCAATGGAAGAAAACTCTCAGAAATAATCAACCAGGAACATGAAAATGTTAAGTATCTTCCTGGATACAAGATACCTAAAAATGTG GTGGCTGTACCAGACGTGGCTGAAGCAGCAAATGGGGCAGACATCTTAGTATTTGTTCTACCACATCAATTCATCGGACGAATCTGTGAACAGATTGCAGACCAGATAAAACCTGGAACATTTGGGATTTCACTGATCAAG GGGATTGATGAGGGTCCTGAAGGCCTGAAGCTCATATCTGACCTCATTcgagagaaactgaaaatagaaatcAGCGTGCTTATGGGGGCTAACATAGCCAAAGAAGTGGCTGATGAAAAGTTCTGTGAAACCACCATTG GgtgcaaaaatgaaaaccaagggCAGATCTTTAAAGAATTAATGCAGACCCCCAATTTCAGGATTACCGTGGTGCCTGATGTTGATACAGTGGAGATCTGTGGAGCCTTAAAA AACATTGTAGCAGTAGGAGCTGGGTTCTGCGACGGACTGAATTTTGGTGATAACACAAAGGCAGCAGTTATACGTTTAGGCCTTATGGAAATGGTGGCCTTTGCCAAGATGTTCTGCAGGGGACCGGTATCGATAGCCActtttctggaaagctgtgGAGTTGCTGACCTAATCACTACCTGCTATGGAGGACGCAACAGAAAAGTAGCAGAAGCCTTTGCACGCACAGGAAAA TCCATAGAGCAATTGGAGAATGAGATGCTGAATGGACAAAAACTACAAGGTCCTCAGACTTCGGCTGAAGTCTACAAGATTCTGAAACAGAGAAGTCTGCTCGATAA GTTTCCATTATTTACAACCATCTACAAGATTTGCTACGAGGGTAGATCGATCCAGGATTTCATCTCATGTCTGCAAAACCACCCAGAACACATTTAG